A genomic segment from Triplophysa dalaica isolate WHDGS20190420 chromosome 22, ASM1584641v1, whole genome shotgun sequence encodes:
- the mpx gene encoding eosinophil peroxidase has product MNLHTFLFVLGCCALATDALEEGESPGRRFILESIEEAKSVVDSAYKYSRDESLARVRKEVINPSDKLRLLRQPARKTREAVRAADYMEQTLRLITEKAHHAHKRSINATNLLTPEELNTIKRLTGCEAQTREPSCRTTPLINKYRTGTNVCNNRRNPLLGASNTPFARWLPAKYEDGVSQPNGWDPNKLYNGAALPLVRLVSNRILSTADADVESDGEFTYLLTIFGQWVDHDLTLTPTSPSIRSFSNGLNCDVSCERSEPCFPIQVPNKDSRLRPNSCLPFFRSAPACGSGQTAYMFGGSNNVRQQINSLTAFLDCGQVYGAEDGLVKNLRDLTNDGGLLRVNDQFYDNGREHLPFTNVQSNMCSTRGKILNDTTLTEVPCFIAGDVRVIENIALTSVHALFLREHNRLARTLHVLNPSWSSETLYQEARKIMGAYQQVLVIRDYLPHIVGPDAIKKHLGAYPGYNGNVDPSIASVFATAAFRFAHLAIQPLVPRLDEDYQNHRQFPSVPLYEAFFAPWRVIFEGGVDPLLRGLIGRPAKLNTQDHMMVNALRERLFAFTSHIALDLAALNMQRSRDHGIPGYNAWRQFCGLSVPQNEKELAVVMNNTDLARQLIELYKTPANIDIWLGGVAEPFVPGGRVGPLFACLIATQFQHIREGDRLWWETPGVFTNKQKTSLASVSLARIICDNTGIRKVPTDAFHFTSSSNYVNCENIPTFDLNPWIETDTESIQGPPGPPGEQGPQGVAGPPGPPGPPGPHINTTAQQSAFFALLGSIPPTSKVVVFTQSFYNGQNHYDPTTGVFLCHIPGVYQFQFSCRGTSSLAVVTLMKNNVVQIQSETVSLNKQVLAEGLAILTLDKGDRVWVEALKGASGIIKSSFFSGHILSPV; this is encoded by the exons ATGAATCTGCacacttttctttttgtgttggGCTGTTGTGCCCTTGCGACAGATGCCTTGG AAGAGGGAGAGAGTCCCGGTAGAAGATTCATTCTGGAGTCAATTGAGGAAGCCAAAAGTGTTGTGGATTCTGCTTACAAGTATTCACGGGATGA GAGTTTAGCGAGGGTACGCAAAGAAGTGATCAATCCTTCTGACAAATTGCGTTTGCTGAGACAGCCAGCTCGAAAAACACGTGAGGCTGTGCGAGCTGCGGACTACATGGAACAAACGCTGAGACTCATCACTGAGAAAGCTCATCACGCCCACAAAAGATCCATCAATGCTACAA ACCTTCTCACTCCCGAAGAGCTCAACACTATCAAGCGTTTGACGGGTTGTGAGGCTCAAACCCGGGAACCGTCTTGTAGGACGACACCCCTTATAAACAAATATCGTACGGGCACCAATGTCTGCAACAATAG GAGGAACCCGCTCCTTGGTGCATCAAACACCCCATTCGCCCGCTGGCTTCCTGCTAAATATGAGGATGGAGTCTCTCAACCCAACGGATGGGACCCAAACAAACTGTACAACGGCGCTGCATTGCCCTTG GTCAGACTGGTTTCCAATCGTATTCTTAGCACCGCAGATGCCGACGTAGAGAGCGATGGTGAATTCACCTACTTGCTCACCATCTTCGGGCAGTGGGTGGACCACGATCTGACTCTTACACCTACCTCGCCGAGCATTAGGTCCTTCAGCAATGGCCTCAATTGTGACGTGAGCTGTGAACGTTCCGAACCCTGTTTCCCAATCCAG GTCCCAAATAAAGACTCGCGTCTGCGACCCAACTCCTGCTTACCGTTTTTCCGATCAGCACCTGCCTGTGGTTCCGGACAAACCGCCTATATGTTTGGAGGTTCCAACAATGTTCGGCAACAGATCAATTCTCTGACTGCTTTCCTAGATTGCGGACAGGTGTACGGGGCGGAGGACGGCCTGGTGAAGAACCTACGGGACCTCACAAATGATGGTGGCCTGCTACGTGTCAATGATCAGTTCTACGACAATGGGCGAGAGCACCTGCCCTTTACAAACGTACAGAGCAACATGTGCTCCACTCGTGGGAAGATTCTTAATGATACGACTCTGACAGAGGTGCCTTGCTTCATTGCAG GTGATGTGCGTGTTATCGAGAACATTGCTCTTACCTCAGTACATGCGTTATTTTTGAGGGAGCACAACCGATTGGCTCGTACCCTTCATGTGCTCAATCCAAGCTGGAGTAGTGAAACCCTCTATCAAGAGGCACGGAAAATTATGGGTGCCTATCaacag GTGTTGGTGATTCGAGACTACCTGCCCCACATTGTGGGCCCTGATGCTATCAAAAAACATCTTGGTGCTTATCCTGGTTACAATGGGAATGTGGACCCCAGCATTGCTAGCGTCTTTGCCACTGCAGCTTTCCGCTTCGCCCACCTGGCCATCCAACCCTTGGTACCCCGTCTTGATGAAGACTACCAGAATCATCGTCAGTTTCCAAGCGTGCCCCTTTATGAGGCCTTCTTTGCACCCTGGAGGGTGATCTTTGAAG GGGGCGTCGATCCTTTGCTCCGTGGATTGATCGGTCGACCGGCAAAACTAAACACACAGGATCACATGATGGTAAACGCTCTTCGAGAGAGGCTGTTTGCCTTTACAAGCCACATTGCCTTAGACCTTGCCGCCCTCAACATGCAAAGAAGCCGTGACCATGGTATACCAG GCTACAACGCATGGCGTCAGTTTTGTGGACTCTCCGTCCCTCAAAATGAGAAGGAACTGGCCGTGGTGATGAACAACACTGACCTAGCACGGCAGCTTATTGAGCTTTATAAAACTCCTGCGAACATCGACATCTGGCTAGGGGGCGTGGCCGAGCCCTTCGTACCCGGTGGGCGTGTTGGCCCTCTTTTTGCCTGCCTCATAGCTACACAGTTCCAGCACATCCGTGAGGGCGACAG GTTATGGTGGGAGACCCCTGGAGTGTTcaccaacaaacaaaaaacctcACTGGCCTCAGTGTCACTGGCACGCATTATCTGCGACAACACAGGAATCCGTAAAGTTCCCACCGATGCCTTCCACTTCACCAGTTCTTCCAATTACGTTAACTGTGAAAATATCCCAACCTTTGATCTCAACCCTTGGATTGAGACTG ATACAGAGTCAATACAAGGACCTCCCGGACCTCCAGGCGAACAGG GTCCACAGGGTGTAGCAGGTCCACCCGGACCTCCCGGACCACCAGGACCTCACATTAACACCACTGCACAACAATCTGCCTTTTTTGCTTTGCTTGGCTCCATCCCTCCCACTTCTAAAGTTGTGGTGTTCACTCAGTCCTTTTACAATGGACAAAACCACTATGATCCAACAACAGGGGTGTTCCTCTGCCATATACCTGGTGTTTATCAATTTCAGTTTTCATGCAGAGGAACATCCAGTTTGGCCGTTGTGACCTTAATGAAAAATAACGTTGTACAGATACAATCTGAAACAGTCTCTCTAAATAAACAGGTATTAGCTGAAGGGCTGGCTATTTTGACACTAGACAAAGGAGACAGAGTGTGGGTCGAGGCTTTAAAGGGTGCAAGCGGGATAATCAAGTCCAGCTTCTTCTCAGGCCATATTCTCTCCCCTGTTTGA
- the sftpba gene encoding prosaposin isoform X1: MTGKLILIFIALLGSVSMRNVQMDAEEIANGNICQDCTQIFEALMDLLSDKEFQDRIIDILDDVCDKMPAQAIEICHTQVEKIIPIAIGFLTSCMKPDQICKTLGLCEGRAGGEMRDLLLNHISKTVTMPTMKHGASIQCSLCTYTVSTLENLFPKDMTESAITALFERLCSELPAMVQSQCNKMVEKYVKLLIDMLLNKTAPNFICTLLHLCGMQEGPVIGLGDTVRSDCETCLTLAVLTRMYLGSNATEIQTASFLYSMCQMHPNAMPKCKTYTQRYGKQLFTYLGKEEEALGACKKVNLCVTEDREPVREADPCTLGVNFRCKDLQTALNCGAVSFCQKNVW; this comes from the exons ATGACTGGCAAACTTATCCTTATCTTCATCGCCCTTCTGGGTTCAG TCAGTATGAGGAATGTCCAGATGGATGCAGAGGAGATTGCG AATGGAAACATATGTCAGGACTGCACACAGATTTTTGAAGCTTTGATGGACCTGCTTTCCGATAAAGAATTCCAG GACAGAATAATTGATATACTTGATGATGTTTGTGACAAGATGCCTGCACAAGCCATTGAAATCTGCCATACGCAAGTGGAAAAAATCATTCCTATCGCCATCGGCTTTCTTACCAGCTGTATG AAACCAGATCAAATCTGTAAAACCCTCGGACTCTGTGAAGGTCGTGCCGGCGGTGAGATGAGAGATCTGCTCCTCAATCACATTTCTAAAACTGTAACAATGCCAACTATGAAG CACGGAGCGTCTATTCAGTGTTCTTTATGCACATACACCGTGAGCACACTTGAGAATCTGTTTCCCAAAGATATGACTGAG AGTGCCATTACAGCCCTGTTTGAGCGTCTGTGCAGCGAGCTTCCAGCTATGGTTCAGTCCCAGTGCAATAAGATGgttgaaaaatatgtcaaactgtTGATCGACATGCTATTGAACAAGACCGCTCCTAACTTCATATGCACACTTCTTCATCTTTGTGGAATGCAAGAAGGGCCCGTCATAGGTTTAG GTGACACTGTGCGTTCAGACTGTGAAACTTGTCTTACTCTGGCGGTTTTGACTCGTATGTATCTGGGCTCGAATGCCACTGAGATTCAGACTGCCTCCTTCCTCTACTCTATGTGTCAGATGCACCCCAATGCCATGCCAAAG TGCAAGACCTACACACAGCGTTACGGAAAGCAGCTCTTCACATATCTGGGAAAAGAAGAGGAAGCCTTGGGCGCATGTAAG AAAGTAAATCTGTGTGTCACTGAAGACCGTGAGCCCGTCCGTGAGGCCGACCCCTGCACCCTTGGCGTAAACTTCCGCTGCAAGGACCTGCAGACCGCTTTAAATTGTGGG GCAGTTTCCTTCTGTCAGAAGAATGTGTGGTGA
- the timmdc1 gene encoding complex I assembly factor TIMMDC1, mitochondrial, whose translation MNESRLLMGPAGRQGMSPTCGRTDAEEVMGSHPGLLRSFFRFPIPHVHAAESPSTQTNIISLPQHIDKPEFPDTGWDRLKDVFYRREGQMYSEEMRNIVKSGIGAAFVGMIYGGLPGARQARERFIQVSQAEIYQNRLDAVRSAHNAAVRGFVRFGWRWSWRVAAFVTLFNTVSTGLMVYRDKNALSHFAAAGAITGGIFRMNLGLRGLVSGTIIGAGLGLPAGLFIIGLQKLGGETLCDKRRRERRELHELRVAEWAARLNLTDDFIGEMSGQHQQTETDLKRIDELLNQPRNEKEVKDAES comes from the exons ATGAATGAAAGCAG GCTGTTGATGGGTCCTGCAGGGAGGCAGGGAATGTCACCCACATGTGGGAGGACAGATGCAGAGGAGGTCATGGGCTCACATCCTGGACTACTCCGTAGTTTTTTTAGATTCCCTATTCCTCATGTGCATGCAGCTGAGAGCCCCTCCACACAGACCAACATCATCTCTTTACCGCAACACATAGACAAACCAGAGTTCCCAGATACAGGATGGGACCGTCTTAAAGATGTTTTCTACAGGCG TGAAGGTCAGATGTATTCAGAGGAGATGAGGAATATAGTGAAGAGTGGCATTGGTGCAGCCTTTGTGGGGATGATCTATGGAGGCCTACCTGGAGCCAGACAAGCCCGTGAGAGATTTATCCAAGTCAGCCAGGCTGAAATTTACCAGAACAGATTGGATGCAGTG CGCTCTGCACATAATGCAGCGGTTCGTGGTTTTGTGCGCTTCGGCTGGAGGTGGAGCTGGAGAGTAGCAGCTTTTGTAACTTTGTTCAA CACTGTCAGTACTGGGCTAATGGTGTACAGAGACAAAAATGCTTTGAGCCATTTCGCTGCAGCTGGTG CCATCACAGGAGGAATTTTTCGGATGAATCTGGGATTAAGAGGACTGGTGTCCGGTACCATCATAGGAGCTGGACTGGG GTTGCCAGCTGGACTCTTCATCATTGGTCTGCAGAAGCTCGGGGGCGAGACCTTGTGTGACAAAAGACGTCGAGAAAGGAGGGAGTTACATGAGCTGAGAGTCGCTGAATG GGCCGCTCGACTCAATCTTACAGACGACTTCATTGGAGAAATGAGCGGGCAACATCAGCAGACTGAAACTGACCTGAAGCGAATAGATGAGCTGCTAAATCAACctagaaatgaaaaagaagtAAAGGATGCTGAAAGTTAA
- the sftpba gene encoding prosaposin isoform X2 codes for MTGKLILIFIALLGSVSMRNVQMDAEEIANGNICQDCTQIFEALMDLLSDKEFQDRIIDILDDVCDKMPAQAIEICHTQVEKIIPIAIGFLTSCMKPDQICKTLGLCEGRAGGEMRDLLLNHISKTVTMPTMKHGASIQCSLCTYTVSTLENLFPKDMTESAITALFERLCSELPAMVQSQCNKMVEKYVKLLIDMLLNKTAPNFICTLLHLCGMQEGPVIGDTVRSDCETCLTLAVLTRMYLGSNATEIQTASFLYSMCQMHPNAMPKCKTYTQRYGKQLFTYLGKEEEALGACKKVNLCVTEDREPVREADPCTLGVNFRCKDLQTALNCGAVSFCQKNVW; via the exons ATGACTGGCAAACTTATCCTTATCTTCATCGCCCTTCTGGGTTCAG TCAGTATGAGGAATGTCCAGATGGATGCAGAGGAGATTGCG AATGGAAACATATGTCAGGACTGCACACAGATTTTTGAAGCTTTGATGGACCTGCTTTCCGATAAAGAATTCCAG GACAGAATAATTGATATACTTGATGATGTTTGTGACAAGATGCCTGCACAAGCCATTGAAATCTGCCATACGCAAGTGGAAAAAATCATTCCTATCGCCATCGGCTTTCTTACCAGCTGTATG AAACCAGATCAAATCTGTAAAACCCTCGGACTCTGTGAAGGTCGTGCCGGCGGTGAGATGAGAGATCTGCTCCTCAATCACATTTCTAAAACTGTAACAATGCCAACTATGAAG CACGGAGCGTCTATTCAGTGTTCTTTATGCACATACACCGTGAGCACACTTGAGAATCTGTTTCCCAAAGATATGACTGAG AGTGCCATTACAGCCCTGTTTGAGCGTCTGTGCAGCGAGCTTCCAGCTATGGTTCAGTCCCAGTGCAATAAGATGgttgaaaaatatgtcaaactgtTGATCGACATGCTATTGAACAAGACCGCTCCTAACTTCATATGCACACTTCTTCATCTTTGTGGAATGCAAGAAGGGCCCGTCATAG GTGACACTGTGCGTTCAGACTGTGAAACTTGTCTTACTCTGGCGGTTTTGACTCGTATGTATCTGGGCTCGAATGCCACTGAGATTCAGACTGCCTCCTTCCTCTACTCTATGTGTCAGATGCACCCCAATGCCATGCCAAAG TGCAAGACCTACACACAGCGTTACGGAAAGCAGCTCTTCACATATCTGGGAAAAGAAGAGGAAGCCTTGGGCGCATGTAAG AAAGTAAATCTGTGTGTCACTGAAGACCGTGAGCCCGTCCGTGAGGCCGACCCCTGCACCCTTGGCGTAAACTTCCGCTGCAAGGACCTGCAGACCGCTTTAAATTGTGGG GCAGTTTCCTTCTGTCAGAAGAATGTGTGGTGA